From the genome of Amycolatopsis granulosa:
GCCACAACGGAAGCAATGAGTCACGGGAGACGCCGCGGGGCGGTGGAGCCTGGGGGTCGCTCCACCGCCTCCGCGGCTCCGCCGGACCGAGGGGGGAGGTGTCCGGCGGGGCTTCGGGGCACCCGGGGACGGCCCCAGGTGGTGTGGTGGTCAGGGTAATGGCTGGGTCGCCGCGCGCGCCACAGTCGACACCCAATTTTTTCCAGTTTCGAAGACGATGGGTATGCGAGGGCATGCGAATGGTCCGGACGGCTGCTTGCGATTCCGTTTCGGATGTGCTGTGGCAGGCCGGTTCCGTCCCGTTGCGGTGACGACAGCGCGTGACGGAACCACCGGCGGCCGGGGTCCCCCGCACGAAAGAGCCAACACGCTGCCCAGGACGGCGAACACGGCGGCCGTGACGGCGAACACGATGCCCGGAGCGGCGAACACGACGACGGGGGTGTCAGGTCCAGCGGGACGTGAGCGCGCCCAGGGCGCCCAGCGCGACCGCCGCCGCGGTCGAGGTGCGCAGCACGGTGGTGCCCAGCCGGACTCCCGTGGCGCCCGCGTCGGTCAGGGCGGTCAGCTCGCCGTCGGTGATGCCGCCCTCCGGGCCCACCACCAGCAGCAGGTCGCCGGACGCGGGCAGCCGCAGATCGGTCAGCCGGGAACCCGCACCGCCCTCCAGCACGAGCGCGCAGGCGGCCCGGGTGGCGAGGGCCGCGAGCTGCTTCGTGCTCACCGGTTCCCGCACCGGCGGCACCCACGCGCGGCGGGCCTGCTTGGCCGCCGCCCGCACGGTGCTCTGCCACCGGGCCAGCGCCTTCGCCCCGCGCGGGCCCTCCTCCCAGCGAACCACACTGCGCTCGGCCCGCCACGGCACGATCTCGTCGGCGCCGGCCTCGGTCGCCAGTTCGACCGCCAGCTCGCCGCGGTCGCCCTTGGCCAGCGCCTGCGCCACCACGACGCGCAGCGCGGGCGCCTCCTCGGCCCAGCGGCGCGCCACCGCCAGCTCCAGCACGGGATCCCGGCCCGGGCGGACCTGCGTGATCACGCACTCCGCGGCCGAGCCACGCCCGTCCGAGACGACCAGCCGCTCCCCCGCGCGCATGCGCCGCACGGTCGCCGCGTGCCGGGCCTCCTCGCCGTCCAGCACCAGATCATCCGATGCGGGCAGCGCCTCGACGAGGAAGACCGGCGGGGTGGTGGCCGGCATTACTTGTGGCTCTTGGCACGCAGCTTCGAGAACAGCCCGCCCTGGTGCCGCCCGTTCGCCGTCACACCGGACTCCTCGCCGCGCAGCTGAGCCAGCTGCTGCAGCAGCTCCCGCTGGGCCTCGTCCAGCTTCGTGGGCACCGTGACGTCCACGTGGACGTGCAGGTCACCCCGCCCGTCGACACGCCCGGACGACCGCAACCGCGGCATGCCCATCCCGGCCAGCACCAGTTCGGTGCCCGCCTGCGTGCCGGGGTCGACGGTCAGCTCGTACTCGCCGTCGACCAGTGTCTCCAGCGGCACGGTGGCGCCGAGCGCGGCCGCGGTCATCGGGATGCGCAGGTTGCAGTGCAGGTCGTGACCCTCGCGGACGAACACCTCGTGCGGTTCCTCGTCGACCTCGATGTAGAGGTCGCCGGCCGGGCCGCCGCCGGGACCGACCTCGCCCTGCGCGGACAGCCGGATCCGCATCCCGTCCCCGACGCCGGCCGGGATCTTGGCCGTCACGGCGCGCCGGGCACGCACGCGGCCGTCACCACCGCACTGGCGGCACGGGTCGGTGATGACCTCGCCGAAGCCACGGCACACCGGGCACGGCCGGGACGTGACGACCTGGCCGAGGAACGACCGCTGCACCGACTGGATCTCGCCCTGTCCGTGACAGGTGTCGCAGGTCTTGACCGTGCCACCGGGCGCGGTGCCGTTGCCGTGGCACTGGTCGCACAGCACCGCGGTGTCGACCGTGATCTCCTTGTCGACCCCGGTCGCGCACTCCTCGAGGCTCAGGCTGATGCGGATCAGCGCGTCCGAGCCCGGCTGGACACGGCTGCGCGGGCCACGCCCGCGGCCACCGCCGGTGGCCGCCCCGAAGAAGGCGTCCATGATGTCGCCGAGACCACCGAAGCCGCCGAACGGGTCGCCGGCACCGGCACCGCGGGCGCCGTTGTCCAGCGGGTCGCCGCCGAGGTCCACGATCTTGCGCTTCTGCGGATCCGACAGGACCTCGTAGGCCGTGGTGACCTCGCCGAACCTGTGCTGGGCGTCCTCGGACGGGTTGACGTCGGGGTGCAGCTCGCGGGCGAGCTTGCGGTAGGCGCGCTTGATCTCCTGATCACTCGCGTTCTTGGGCACCCCGAGGATGCCGTAGTAGTCCCTGGCCACCTTCTGAACCGTCCTCCTAGACAAGCATCGTCCTGGCTAGCCGCCGGCCAGGATCTGCCCCACGTAGTTGGCCACCGCGCGCACCGCGGCGATCGTGCCGGGGTAGTCCATCCGGGTCGGGCCGACCACCCCCATGCCGCCCAGCAGCATGTCGTTGCGGCCGTAGCCGATCGACACCACCGAGGTGCTGCGCATCTGCTCGTCCTCATTCTCTTCACCGATGCGAACGGTGACCGCACCGGGGTTGCGCGCCGCGGCGAGCAGCTTGAGCACCACGACCTGCTCCTCCAGCGCCTCCAGCACCTGGCGCAGCGATCCGGGGAAGTCCGCGACGCTGCGGGTGAGGTTCGCGGTGCCGCCCAGGACCAGGCGTTCCTCCGGGTGCTCGACCAGGTGCTCGACCAGCGTCGTGCAGATCCGCACGAGCGCGTCGCGCAGCTCGGCCGGCGCCTGGTCGGGCAGCTCGGTGACCCGGGAGGCGGCGTCGGTGAGACGGCGGCCGGCCAGCGCGGAGTTGAGCATGTCGCGGATGCGGGCGACGTTCTCCGCTGTCATCACGTCGCCGAGGTCGACGGTGCGCTGGTCGACCCGGCCGGCGTCGGTGATGATCACCAGCATCAGGCGCGCCGGTGTGAGCGGAACCACTTCCAGGTGCCGCAGCGTGGAGTTCGACATCGTCGGGTACTGGATGACCGCGACCTGGCGGGTCAGCTGGGCGAGCAGCCGCACCGAGCGGCGCAGTACGTCGTCCAGGTCGAGCGCCCCGTCCAGGAAACTGGTGATGGCCCGCCGCTCCGCCGTGCTCAGTGGTTTGACCTCGGACAACTTGTCGACGAAGAGCCGGTACCCCTTGTCCGTCGGGATGCGGCCCGCGCTGGTGTGCGGCTGGGTGATGTACCCCTCCTCCTCCAGCACGGCCATGTCGTTGCGCACCGTCGCGCTGGACACGCCGAGACTGTGCCGGTCCACGAGGGCCTTGGAGCCGACCGGTTCGTGGGTCGACACGTAGTCCGCGACGATGGCGCGCAGGACCTCGAAGCGACGCTCCTCCGAGCTGGGCACGCCTCACCTCCGAACTCCTCCGGGTATCTCACCCCGAGTTTACGGAAAGCGAACGCGCGGCGCCCTGGCCTGTGACCGGGCCGCCGCTGGTGACGGCCCGGTCACGAGCGGGAGTTCAGGAGTTGCGCGGGAAGCCCAGGTTGACCCCGCCCTGGGAGGGGTCGGGCCAGCGCGAGGTGACGACCTTGGTCCGGGTGAAGAAGTGGAAGCCCTCCGGCCCGTAGGCGTGGCTGTCGCCGAACAGCGAGTCCTTCCAGCCGCCGAACGAGTAGTACCCGACGGGCACCGGGATGGGCACGTTGAGCCCGACCATCCCGACCTCGACCTCGTTCTGGAACCGCCGGGCCGCCCGGCCGTCGTTGGTGAACAGGGCCGTGCCGTTGCCGTAGGGGCTCGCGTTCACCAGCGCGAGCGCGTCGTCGTAGCCGGCCGCCCGGACCACCGACAGCACCGGGCCGAAGATCTCGTCGGTGTAGATCGACATGTCGGCGCGGACGTGGTCGAACAGCGTCGGCCCGAGCCAGAACCCGCCGCCGTCCACCGCCAGCGACCGGCCGTCCACCACCAGCGACGCCCCTGCGGACACGCCGTCCTCCACATAGGACCGCACGCGGTCCCGGTGGGCCGCGGTGACCAGCGGACCCATCTCCGAGTCCGGGGAGCGCCCGTCGCCGACCCGGAGGCCGCCCATCCGGGCGGCGATCTTGTCCACCAGCTCGTCGCCGACCGGGTCGACGGCGACCACCACGGACACCGCCATGCACCGCTCCCCCGCCGACCCGAACCCGGCGGACACCGCCGCGTCGGCGGCCAGGTCGAGGTCGGCGTCCGGCAGCACGACCATGTGGTTCTTCGCCCCGCCGAGCGCCTGCACCCGCTTGCCGTGCGCCGTGCCCGTCTCGTACACGTACCGCGCGACGGGCGTCGACCCGACGAACGAGATCGCCTTGACCACCGGGTGCGCGAGCAACCCGTCGACCGCGACCTTGTCCCCGTGCAGCACGTTCAGCGCGCCGTCGGGCAGCCCGGCCTCGGCGAACAGCTCGGCGATGAACAGCGACGCCGACGGGTCCTTCTCGCTCGGCTTGAGCACGACCGTGTTGCCGCAGGCGAGCGCGTTGGGCACGAACCACAGCGGCACCATGGCGGGGAAGTTGAACGGCGAGATCACGCCGACCACGCCCAGCGGCTGGGCGATCGAGTACACGTCCACGTTGGTGGAGGCGTTCTCGGAGAACCCGCCCTTGAGCATCTGCGGCGCGCCGCAGGCGTACTCGACGTTCTCGATGGCGCGGGCGATTTCGCCCGCCGCGTCGGAGAGCACCTTGCCGTGCTCGGCGGTGATGATCGCGACCAGCTCGTCCTTGCGCTGGGCCAGCAGGTCGCGGAAGCGGAACAGCACCCGCGACCGCGCCGCGAGGGAGGTGTCCCGCCAGCCGGGGAACGCGCGTGCGGCCGCCGCGACGGCCTCGTCCACCTGCCCGTCACCGGCGAAGTCCACGCGGGCGCGGACCTCGCCGGTGGCGGGGTCGAACACCTCCCCGGTCCGCTCCGGCACCCCGGCCCACGTCTTGCCGTCGATCCAGTGGCTGATCCGCTGTGTCATGCCCGGGCCTCCTGTGCCGCGGCGACCGATGCGCGCAGGATCTCCAGCGCCTCACCGGTCTCGTCGTCCGTGAGAGTCATCGGCGGCGCGAGCCGGATGACGTTGCCGTGCAGCCCGCCCTTGCCGACCAGCAGCCCGCGGGCGCGCGTCTCCTCCAGCACCCGCCGCGCGGCGTCCGGGCTGGGCTCGCCGCCGGGCCCGACCAGTTCGACACCGATCATCAGGCCCTTGCCGCGCACGTCGCCGACGACGTCGTGGTGCTCGGCGATGTCGCGCAGCCCGGTCAGCAGCCGGGCGCCCTGCTTCGCCGCGTTGCCCTGCAGGTCGTGGCTGAGCAGGTAGTCCAGCGTCGCCTTGGCGCCCGCGGTGGACACCGGGTTGCCGCCGAAGGTCGAGATCGAGTTGGCCGTGATCGAGTCCATCAGCTCACCGCGCGCCACCACACCCCCGATCGCCAGGCCGTTGCCCAGGCCCTTGGCGAACGTCATCGCGTCCGGCGTCACGCCGTGTGCCTGGATGCCCCAGAAGTGCTCGCCGGTGCGGCCCCAGCCGGTCTGCACCTCGTCCGAGATCAGCAGGATCCCGTACTCGCCGAGGACCTCCTGGAACGCGGCGAACAACCCGTCCGGCGGGACGTTGAACCCGCCGACGCCCTGGATCGGCTCGGCGATCAGCGCGGCGACGTCCCCGGAGGTGGTCGTCTCCAGGACGTCGCGGAGGTCGTCGGTGCACGCCTTGACGTAGTCCGCGTCCGACAGGCCCCGGAACGCGTCCCGGTAGCGGTAGCCGCCGTGGACGTAGCTGACCTTGACCGGGGACAGCGAGCTGGCCGACCAGCCGCGGTTGCCGGTGATGCCGACGGTGGCGAACGCCCGGCCGTGGTAGCTGTTGCGCAGCGCGAGCACCTGGTTGGACCGGCGGTACTGGGTCGCGAGCATCAGCGCGGTCTCGTTGGCCTCGGTGCCGGAGTTGGTGAAGAACACCTTGGCGCCGGGGATCCCGGACAGCTCGGCGATCTGCTCGGCCAGCTCGACCTGCTTGCGGATCAGGTACAGCGTCGAGGTGTGCAGCACCCCGGAGTCGACCTGGGCGCGGATCGCGTCGGAGATCTCGGCGATGTCGTAGCCGATGGCGTTGGTGAGGATGCCGGCGAAGAAGTCCAGGTAGGTGGTGCCGGCGGAATCGGTGACCCGTCTCCCCTGCGCCCGCACGATCTCGATCGGTTCGTCGTAGTAGAGGGCCAGCCAGTTCGGCAGGACCGCCCGGTGCCGGGCCAGCAGCTCCGATTCGCTCATGCCCGCCAGTCTCGGTGCCCGTCTCCCCCGCCCACCACACACAACATGTACCCAATGGCCGGATCGGCCGTACAGTCTGCTTTCTGCGGGAGGTGGTGGCGCTTGTACCCGACGGTCGCGGACGTCCTGGCACTGCCGGTGCTGCGGCACGGCCGTCCGAAGGTGGTCGCCGGCGGGAGCGGACTGGACACCCGGGTGCGGTGGGCGCACGTCGCCGAGCTCGCCGACATCGGGCACCTGCTCAAGGGCGGCGAACTGGTCCTGACTACCGGGATCGCGCTGCCGGACGACGCCGAGCAGCTGTCGAAGTACGTGGACGGGCTCGCCGAGGCCGGGGCCGCCGGGCTGGTGGTGGAGCTGGTCCGGCACTGGAACGACGTGCTGCCGCGGGCGCTGGTGGACGCCGCGGCGCGGCACGAACTGCCGCTGATCACCCTGTCCCGGGAGACGCGCTACGTCGCGGTCACCGAGGCGGTGAACGGGCTGATCGTGGACGCCCAGGTCGCCGAGCTCCGGGCGGCCGAGCACGTGCACCAGGTGTTCACCCGGCTCACCGTCGCCGGTGCGGAACCGGCGGAGG
Proteins encoded in this window:
- a CDS encoding aspartate aminotransferase family protein, with protein sequence MSESELLARHRAVLPNWLALYYDEPIEIVRAQGRRVTDSAGTTYLDFFAGILTNAIGYDIAEISDAIRAQVDSGVLHTSTLYLIRKQVELAEQIAELSGIPGAKVFFTNSGTEANETALMLATQYRRSNQVLALRNSYHGRAFATVGITGNRGWSASSLSPVKVSYVHGGYRYRDAFRGLSDADYVKACTDDLRDVLETTTSGDVAALIAEPIQGVGGFNVPPDGLFAAFQEVLGEYGILLISDEVQTGWGRTGEHFWGIQAHGVTPDAMTFAKGLGNGLAIGGVVARGELMDSITANSISTFGGNPVSTAGAKATLDYLLSHDLQGNAAKQGARLLTGLRDIAEHHDVVGDVRGKGLMIGVELVGPGGEPSPDAARRVLEETRARGLLVGKGGLHGNVIRLAPPMTLTDDETGEALEILRASVAAAQEARA
- the dnaJ gene encoding molecular chaperone DnaJ, which produces MARDYYGILGVPKNASDQEIKRAYRKLARELHPDVNPSEDAQHRFGEVTTAYEVLSDPQKRKIVDLGGDPLDNGARGAGAGDPFGGFGGLGDIMDAFFGAATGGGRGRGPRSRVQPGSDALIRISLSLEECATGVDKEITVDTAVLCDQCHGNGTAPGGTVKTCDTCHGQGEIQSVQRSFLGQVVTSRPCPVCRGFGEVITDPCRQCGGDGRVRARRAVTAKIPAGVGDGMRIRLSAQGEVGPGGGPAGDLYIEVDEEPHEVFVREGHDLHCNLRIPMTAAALGATVPLETLVDGEYELTVDPGTQAGTELVLAGMGMPRLRSSGRVDGRGDLHVHVDVTVPTKLDEAQRELLQQLAQLRGEESGVTANGRHQGGLFSKLRAKSHK
- a CDS encoding CoA-acylating methylmalonate-semialdehyde dehydrogenase produces the protein MTQRISHWIDGKTWAGVPERTGEVFDPATGEVRARVDFAGDGQVDEAVAAAARAFPGWRDTSLAARSRVLFRFRDLLAQRKDELVAIITAEHGKVLSDAAGEIARAIENVEYACGAPQMLKGGFSENASTNVDVYSIAQPLGVVGVISPFNFPAMVPLWFVPNALACGNTVVLKPSEKDPSASLFIAELFAEAGLPDGALNVLHGDKVAVDGLLAHPVVKAISFVGSTPVARYVYETGTAHGKRVQALGGAKNHMVVLPDADLDLAADAAVSAGFGSAGERCMAVSVVVAVDPVGDELVDKIAARMGGLRVGDGRSPDSEMGPLVTAAHRDRVRSYVEDGVSAGASLVVDGRSLAVDGGGFWLGPTLFDHVRADMSIYTDEIFGPVLSVVRAAGYDDALALVNASPYGNGTALFTNDGRAARRFQNEVEVGMVGLNVPIPVPVGYYSFGGWKDSLFGDSHAYGPEGFHFFTRTKVVTSRWPDPSQGGVNLGFPRNS
- a CDS encoding 16S rRNA (uracil(1498)-N(3))-methyltransferase; protein product: MPATTPPVFLVEALPASDDLVLDGEEARHAATVRRMRAGERLVVSDGRGSAAECVITQVRPGRDPVLELAVARRWAEEAPALRVVVAQALAKGDRGELAVELATEAGADEIVPWRAERSVVRWEEGPRGAKALARWQSTVRAAAKQARRAWVPPVREPVSTKQLAALATRAACALVLEGGAGSRLTDLRLPASGDLLLVVGPEGGITDGELTALTDAGATGVRLGTTVLRTSTAAAVALGALGALTSRWT
- the hrcA gene encoding heat-inducible transcriptional repressor HrcA: MPSSEERRFEVLRAIVADYVSTHEPVGSKALVDRHSLGVSSATVRNDMAVLEEEGYITQPHTSAGRIPTDKGYRLFVDKLSEVKPLSTAERRAITSFLDGALDLDDVLRRSVRLLAQLTRQVAVIQYPTMSNSTLRHLEVVPLTPARLMLVIITDAGRVDQRTVDLGDVMTAENVARIRDMLNSALAGRRLTDAASRVTELPDQAPAELRDALVRICTTLVEHLVEHPEERLVLGGTANLTRSVADFPGSLRQVLEALEEQVVVLKLLAAARNPGAVTVRIGEENEDEQMRSTSVVSIGYGRNDMLLGGMGVVGPTRMDYPGTIAAVRAVANYVGQILAGG